A part of Portunus trituberculatus isolate SZX2019 unplaced genomic scaffold, ASM1759143v1 PGA_scaffold_499__1_contigs__length_38706, whole genome shotgun sequence genomic DNA contains:
- the LOC123500851 gene encoding histone H2A: MSGRGKGGKVKGKSKSRSSRAGLQFPVGRIHRLLRKGNYAERVGAGAPVYLAAVMEYLAAEVLELAGNAARDNKKTRIIPRHLQLAIRNDEELNKLLSGVTIAQGGVLPNIQAVLLPKKTEKK; the protein is encoded by the coding sequence ATGTCCGGACgcggcaaaggaggaaaggtgaagggaaagtcaaAGTCCCGTTCCAGCCGTGCTGGACTCCAGTTCCCGGTCGGCAGGATTCATCGCCTCCTGAGGAAGGGCAACTACGCCGAGCGAGTGGGGGCTGGCGCCCCCGTGTACCTTGCAGCGGTCATGGAGTACCTGGCCGCCGAAGTCCTCGAGCTTGCCGGCAACGCCGCCCGCGACAACAAGAAGACTCGCATCATCCCACGTCACCTGCAGCTGGCCATCCGGAACGACGAGGAACTTAACAAGCTCCTCTCCGGGGTCACCATTGCACAGGGTGGCGTGCTGCCAAACATTCAGGCTGTGCTCCTTCCCAAGAAGACCGAGAAGAAGtaa